Proteins encoded within one genomic window of Longimicrobium sp.:
- a CDS encoding YdeI/OmpD-associated family protein, translated as MKAPAPELPIILFDDQAAWAAWLDEHHADSPGAWLRLAKKGAPYSSVSYAEALDVALCYGWIDSQKKTFDEHSFLQKFGPRGARSIWSKVNREKIQALIDAGRMKPAGIQAVESAKADGRWDAAYDPASTASVPDDLQAALDANPKAKAFFATLNGANRYAILFRVQTAKKPETRAKRIATLVEMLERNEKIHG; from the coding sequence ATGAAAGCACCTGCTCCGGAACTGCCGATCATCCTGTTCGACGACCAGGCCGCGTGGGCCGCGTGGCTGGACGAGCACCACGCCGACTCGCCCGGCGCGTGGCTTCGGCTGGCCAAGAAGGGCGCGCCCTATTCCTCCGTCTCGTATGCCGAGGCGCTGGACGTGGCGCTGTGCTACGGGTGGATCGACAGCCAGAAGAAGACCTTCGACGAGCACTCCTTCCTCCAGAAGTTCGGTCCCCGAGGGGCCAGGAGCATTTGGAGCAAGGTGAACCGCGAGAAGATCCAGGCGCTGATCGATGCGGGGCGGATGAAGCCGGCCGGCATCCAGGCCGTGGAAAGCGCCAAGGCGGACGGGCGCTGGGACGCCGCGTACGACCCGGCGAGCACCGCCAGCGTTCCGGACGACCTGCAGGCCGCGCTCGACGCCAATCCCAAGGCGAAGGCGTTCTTCGCCACGCTCAACGGCGCCAACCGCTACGCCATCCTCTTTCGCGTGCAGACGGCCAAGAAGCCGGAGACCCGCGCCAAGCGGATCGCCACGCTGGTGGAGATGCTGGAGCGGAACGAGAAGATCCACGGATGA